In the genome of Micromonospora sp. Llam0, the window AACGATCGGGCGGATCTCATCATCGGTCAGCGCCTCGACGCGGCCGCAGCGAACTGGCAGGCGGAGGAGCGGGACCCTGCGACGTTGTACCGCGGCGTGAAGCTGACCGCCGCCCAGGACTGGGCCGAGCAGCACGCTCCCGATGTATCGCCGCTCACCAGGGAGTTCATCAGCGCCAGCAGCGTGCACGCCCGGCGGCGGACCCGGGCGCTGTACCAGGTGGTGGCTGCGCTGATCGTGCTGACTCTGACCACCGCGACGCTCGCCGCGTACGCCTTCGACCAGCGCAGTCACGCCGAGAGCCGGAGCAGGGAAGCGGTGAAGCAGCGTAACGAGGCGATGTCCCGGCTGATCGCGGGTCGGGCTGATCGCGTCCGGGACAGCGATCCGGCGCTGGCCATGCAGTTGAGTCTCGCGGCGTACGGAATCGCCGAGACCGTCGAGGCCCGGTCCAGTCTGCTGGATGCCGCGGTCACTCCGGAGGTCGCTCGCAGTCATGCTTTCGAGGCGGCGGCGCAGGCCGTCGCGTTCAGCCCGGACGAGCGGCTGCTCGCTGCGGTCGGTGCCGACGGTGCGGTACGGCTCTGGGACGCGACGGTGCGGCCGCCGGCGTTGTTGGAAGACGTGCCCGTGGTGCAGTCACCGTCGGCGCTGTACTCGGTCGCGTTCAGCCCGGACGGGAAGCTGCTCGCAGCCGCCGGCGCCGACAAGGTGATCCACCTGTTGCGGGCCTCCGCAGAGCACCGGTTCCGGCCAGTCGGCGAGATCGTCGGCCCCGGATCGACGACCTATTCCCTTGCGTTCAGTCCGGACGGACAGACGCTCACCGCCGGTGGGGCGGATCAGCTGGTACACCGCTGGAACATCGCCGATCCGCAGCACCCGGTCGCCCTGCCCGAACTGCGCGGCTTCGCCGATGCTGTCCAGTCCGTGGCGTGGCATCCGCTCGGGACGATGCTGGCGGCCGCCGGTGGTGACGGGGCCGTCAGACTATGGCGGATCGATGGCACCGGAGCTGCCACGCCGCTGGGCCCTTTCCCATCAGGGCACACGGGACGGATCACGGCGGTAGCCTTCAGCCCGGACGGCCAGCGTCTTGCCTCGGCGGGCACCGACAAGTCGACTCAGGTCTGGCGCATCGCCCATCCGGACCCACCGATCCTGGAACGGGTACTGACAGGACACACCAGCTGGGTCAACACGGTCGTCTTCGGGCCGGATGGCCGCACTCTCGCGACCGGCTCATCCGACCGGACCGTGAGCCTTCACGACCTCTCGTCCGGGGCGGTGACCGCGACACTGCCCCACCCCGCCCCGGTCACCGGCGCGGCAATCAGCCGCGACGGCCACGGCCTGGTCACCTCCGGCATCGACGGAGTCGTGCGGTTCTGGCGGTATCCCGGGCCGGTGCTGCGCGGCGCGGCCGACGCGATCTTCAATTTAGCTGTCGCCGGCCCGCTGCTGGCTGCGGCAAGCCGCGACGGCACGGTCCGTTTGTGGGACATCGAGCATCCGCGACGGCCGGAACCGGTAGGGAAGCCGCTACGAAGTCTGGCAGCCCACGGGGAACTCGCCGCCACGGTGGCGATCAGTCCGGACGGAACTCTGCTCGCAGCAGCTACCCGGGCTGGCCCGGTGCAGCTCTGGGACATCAGCGAACCGGCTATGCCACAGTTGTTGGACGGGGCGCTGGAGGGTCCCGACGCCCTGGTGCAAGCGCTCGCTTTCAGCGCCGACGGTGCCGTCCTGGCCGCTGGCGGAGACGACGGCGACATTTATCTCTGGTCGGTCGCGGCGCCGACCGGCACCGACCCGGTGGGCGTGATCGAGGGCAATACGGCGATCGTGCTCTCGCTCGCGACCAGTCCGGACGGCACCCTGCTCGCGGCGGCGACGACCGACGCCGACGTACGGATGTTCGACATCAGCGACCCGCGACACCCGGTACCGACCGGCCGGGCGTTGACCGGCTTCACGGGCTATGCGCAGAGCGTTGCTTTCAGCCCGGACGGGAAGCGGATCGCGGCCGGCAGTGCCGACCGGACCATCCGGATCTGGAACGTCTCGAACCCGGGCCGACCGGCTCCGGTCGGCTCACCCGTCAGCGGTCCGGTCGGCGGCGTCCTCGCGGTCGCCTTCAGTCCCGACGGGCACACACTCGCCGCGGCCTCCATCGACGGGACCGTGTGGCTCTGGGCACTCGACAGTCCTGGCCCGCCGCAGCCGGTCGCGGTGTTGAATCGGGTAGCGGACGCGGTCAACGCAGTCACCTTCACCTCGGACGGGCGCGGTCTCGTGGCAGCGGGCACCGACGGCATCATCCGGCTCTGGGACGTCCAGCCGGCACGGGTGGCATCCTGGATCTGCTCCGCCGCTGGAGACCCGCTGACGGAAGCCGAGTGGGACCAGTACGTTCCCGATCTTCAATACGATCCACCGTGCTGACGTCTCGATGGCCGCCCAGTTCAACGCCGTACGGAGTTGTACGGAGCCGCCGGCCGGCGCGTCCGGGCTTGTCCGAACCGCCGCCAGGAGGCTTCCCCCGCTACCCGCCGCGCCGCTTCCCTGGACATGGACGCACATCGGCGTCCGACCGTCAGGAGGGAACGACACATGACCAGTGCACCATCGTCACCGCCGCCGAACCGCCGAGCACTCCGTCGGGTCGCCGCCACGATCGCCCTCGCCCTCGTCTCGGTGACCGGCCTGGTGGGGCTCTCCGCCGCGCCGGCCGCGGCCAGCTGGCACCCGGCCTCGGTCGGCTACTGGACCGAGAACCCCGGCCTGAGTCTGCGTGACTGCTACCACCCGACAGTGCAGCTGCCGCCGAGCCAGAACTGCACATTCATCAAGTACCTGCCCCGGTACACCAACGTCCACGTCGTCTGCCAACGCTCCGGACAGAACATCTACGGCAACAACGTGTGGGACTACGTGGTCTACTCGGGTGGCGAGGGCTTCGTCTCCGACTACTACATGGACACCACCCACCCCAGCTGGATCCCCGGCATCGACATCTGCACCTGAGGCACCTGGGCCGTTGGGGGGTGGAGCGCTGCTCCACCCCCCAACGGCCTCTGCCTCCGACGGTCACCCGCCCGGCGGCGTCGGCAGGTCCAGGTCGGCCAGCCACGGGCTGGCGAGCAGCAGTGCTCCGATGAACAGCGCGGCAAGGTTGATCAGGCCGAAGAACCCCACCCAGACCAGGCCGGGCACCCGGGTCAGCCAGGCGAGCTGGTCGGCGTCCGACTCCGGCGAGCGGCCCTGGGCACGCAGCCGCTGCAGCTCACCGACCGGCCGGACCCCGCCGATCAGCAGGAACCACACCCCGGTGTACGCGAACGCGGCCTGCACCTCCGGGCCGGTGGACCACGAGACGGCGAAGACCACGCCCCCGGTGACCAGGATGGACACGATCCCGAAGAGGTTGCGGATCATCACCAGCATGGCGAGCAGCAGTGCCACGGCGATCCAGAGCAGCAGGGTGATCCGGTTGCCGCCGAGCAGCAGGGCACCGGCCAGCCCGACCAGCGACGGCGCGACGTAGCCCGCCAGCAGGGTGAGGATCATGCCCAGCCCGGTCGGCCGACCGGCGGACAGGGTCAGCCCGGAGGTGTCCGAGTGCAGCCGGATCCCTTTGAGCTTGCGGCCGGTGAGCAGGGCGATCAGCGCGTGCCCGCCTTCGTGGGCGATGGTGATCGCGTTGCGGCCGATCCGCCAGGGCAGCCGGGTGAGCACCGCGACCAGCGCGACGGCGGCGGTGATGAGCACGAGCAGTGGCGGCGGGTCGGTCTGGGCCGTGAAGAGGCGGTCCCACATTTCCGTCAGCCCGGTGATCGACACAGCCAGCGAGCCTACTCACCGCTCGCCACGCCCACCAGACCACCGTCCGCCGGCGGGCATGACCGTAGGTTCGGCGCCGGCCCGATCACTGACGGTCATGCGGTACGCCGCCACGGCGGCGATCGTCACGGCCGCACCACCGGACAGCACCAGCAGTACGGGTATCAGACCGACGCTGACGACCAGCAGGGCCGCATCGGCCAAAGCCACCAGCATCCACAGTGCCACGCTCGGCTTGACGATCCGTCGACGGTTGACCATGTCGCACTCTCCTTCCGTCGCGCTCCGGTTGTACCCGGAAGATCGGAAGTTCATGCGGGTGAGTCGTGGCTCAGCTCCCGGCGGGCTGGAACCTGCTCGCCATCAGCTCGAAGTAGACCAGGTCCTGCTGCCAGCGTTCGGCCGTGGTGGACCAGTAGATGGAGTACGCCTTGTCCGGTGCGGTGACGAACCCCCGGTTGCGCACCTGCAGTCGGTTGCCCTGGTTGCTGGTGTAGCGGAACTCCCAGTCGGCGGCGTCGAGGAAGTAGTCGACGGCTTCGATCCGTACTCGCTCGTAGTCGTTGTAGGTGCCCCGCCGCGCCTGCTCCTGGTTCTGCCAGTCGGCGACCGGATCCGGCTTCGGGTTGTCGGTTTGGTCGATGATGATCAGGCGACCGAGTCGACCGTTCTCCCGGAACTCCACCCGGGTTCGTTCGCGGCTGACCGACCAGCCTTCCGGCACCGGCACGGAGAACCCGGTCTGGTCCTCGTGCAGCCGCCAGCCGTCGGGCAACGGCGACTGCGGGTCCGGCGGCTGGGGCGACTCGCCGTTCTGCGGCGGCACCGCCGGCACCTCGGGCGACAGCTCGGCCGCTGGGGAGCTGAGCTCGGCGCTCGGCTCGGCGCTCGGCGCGCCGGAGGTCGGTGCCGGGGCCGACGGCGTGGCCGAGGCGGCCGGACCGGTGCCGAGCTGTCCGTCGGGCTCGTCCTCGTCGCCAGCGGCCAGCAGCACGACGGTCACCAGCAGCGCCAGTACGACCACAGCGGCCACACCGCTGATCAGCCAGGTACGCGGCAGCTCGGTCACGGACCGGACAGCCCGCGCGGCGCGGTCGAACAGCAGGGCCGGCGCGGACCAGTTTCGCCGGTCCGACGCACTGGCGGCAGCAGCCACCGATTCGGGTTGTTCCTGGACCGGTGGCCGCTCGGCGGGCTCGGCGGCCGTCGGCTGCTCAGCTGCCTCGGCCGCCGCCGGCTGCTTGACAGGCTCGGCCGCCGTCGGCTGCTCCGTCGCCTTGGCAGCCGCTGGCTGCTTGACCGGCTCGGCGGTCGGCGACCGCTCGGCCGTCTTACGGTCCGGCGTGGTCTCCTTGCGGCCCGGCACCACCTGGGTACGCTCCGCCTGGGGCAGCACGGTGGTCTCCGACGGCGGCTCACCGGCTTTGGTCGGCAGCACGCTCGTCTCGGCTGCGGCTGCGGTCGCCGCGCCGGCAGGTTGGTCGGTCGACGGCACCACCCTGGTCGGGTCCGCCGAGTTGGTCGGGCGGGTGACCGGCGGGCCGTACTTGGCCGGGCCGGGGACGACCGGCAACGCGGTCGGCAACGGGGCCACCGGCGGAGACACCGGCTCCGACGGGACCGGGGTGCGCGGCGTCCCGCCGCGCGGACCGGGCACGATCCCCGACCGGGACTCGCCGGGGCGGACCTCCCGGCTGCCGTACGGGCTGGGTCGGCGTACCCCGTCGAGCAGTGAGCGACCGCGCCGCGGACCGCGACCTGCGGCGCGGGTCAGCAGTCGCTCCGCCTCGTCGGCCTTCATCCGGGTGTACGGGTCCTTGCGCAGCAGCCCGGCCAGCACCGGCTTGAGTGGGCCGGCCCG includes:
- a CDS encoding helix-turn-helix domain-containing protein encodes the protein MADHRRRPDPSDPNHPSSVGRSERFVDPAGIHTRRDFARELTRLRVTAGVTVRQVAAKVGARSAHSTVGDWFAGRGLPSLASGELFNAVLAACGVSDRELVEQWISAWHRVRREPGRRPDGPTPYRGLAAYRPEDADWFHGRARLTAILVAEVRSALVAGGGIVVVVGASGAGKSSLLQAGLVPALRSRPDVDPSRGEPSGDHAEGQQMPGRSDDTTGATRLLLLTPTAEPVQTLREQLGRTGPQGRPAPGTVVIIDQFEEALTTTAAAQQQFVGMLAELTTGGDAVVVVLGVRADFYASLLRFPQLVEAVRTHQVTVGPMSEAELRLAIVEPARRSGVDVDNALVELLLREVSPENRTSTGAHDPGVLPLLSHALHATWQYEQGKQLTVESYRRAGALDGALAATADEVYQSLDPGQQRLARRLLLNLVQVSIDAADTRRRMTIRAFDAVFEASEKADGQAVLDRFVSQRLVTVDAETLTITHEALLNAWPTLRDWIDNDRADLIIGQRLDAAAANWQAEERDPATLYRGVKLTAAQDWAEQHAPDVSPLTREFISASSVHARRRTRALYQVVAALIVLTLTTATLAAYAFDQRSHAESRSREAVKQRNEAMSRLIAGRADRVRDSDPALAMQLSLAAYGIAETVEARSSLLDAAVTPEVARSHAFEAAAQAVAFSPDERLLAAVGADGAVRLWDATVRPPALLEDVPVVQSPSALYSVAFSPDGKLLAAAGADKVIHLLRASAEHRFRPVGEIVGPGSTTYSLAFSPDGQTLTAGGADQLVHRWNIADPQHPVALPELRGFADAVQSVAWHPLGTMLAAAGGDGAVRLWRIDGTGAATPLGPFPSGHTGRITAVAFSPDGQRLASAGTDKSTQVWRIAHPDPPILERVLTGHTSWVNTVVFGPDGRTLATGSSDRTVSLHDLSSGAVTATLPHPAPVTGAAISRDGHGLVTSGIDGVVRFWRYPGPVLRGAADAIFNLAVAGPLLAAASRDGTVRLWDIEHPRRPEPVGKPLRSLAAHGELAATVAISPDGTLLAAATRAGPVQLWDISEPAMPQLLDGALEGPDALVQALAFSADGAVLAAGGDDGDIYLWSVAAPTGTDPVGVIEGNTAIVLSLATSPDGTLLAAATTDADVRMFDISDPRHPVPTGRALTGFTGYAQSVAFSPDGKRIAAGSADRTIRIWNVSNPGRPAPVGSPVSGPVGGVLAVAFSPDGHTLAAASIDGTVWLWALDSPGPPQPVAVLNRVADAVNAVTFTSDGRGLVAAGTDGIIRLWDVQPARVASWICSAAGDPLTEAEWDQYVPDLQYDPPC
- a CDS encoding M50 family metallopeptidase, giving the protein MWDRLFTAQTDPPPLLVLITAAVALVAVLTRLPWRIGRNAITIAHEGGHALIALLTGRKLKGIRLHSDTSGLTLSAGRPTGLGMILTLLAGYVAPSLVGLAGALLLGGNRITLLLWIAVALLLAMLVMIRNLFGIVSILVTGGVVFAVSWSTGPEVQAAFAYTGVWFLLIGGVRPVGELQRLRAQGRSPESDADQLAWLTRVPGLVWVGFFGLINLAALFIGALLLASPWLADLDLPTPPGG
- a CDS encoding serine/threonine-protein kinase — encoded protein: MSVVPPQLVADRYRLVEPLGQGGMGRVWKARDEVLHRDVAIKELVPPPGLTDQERREMRERSLREARAIARLNHINVVRVFDVLRTDGDPWIVMEYVPSRSLQDVLAQNGPVPATRAAEIGLGVLGALRSAHLSGVMHRDVKPGNVLLGHDGRVVLTDFGLATVPGDPNVTRTGLVLGSPAYIAPERARTGSAGPEGDLWSLGATLYAAVEGQSPYARQTAIATLSALATEPPPPARRAGPLKPVLAGLLRKDPYTRMKADEAERLLTRAAGRGPRRGRSLLDGVRRPSPYGSREVRPGESRSGIVPGPRGGTPRTPVPSEPVSPPVAPLPTALPVVPGPAKYGPPVTRPTNSADPTRVVPSTDQPAGAATAAAAETSVLPTKAGEPPSETTVLPQAERTQVVPGRKETTPDRKTAERSPTAEPVKQPAAAKATEQPTAAEPVKQPAAAEAAEQPTAAEPAERPPVQEQPESVAAAASASDRRNWSAPALLFDRAARAVRSVTELPRTWLISGVAAVVVLALLVTVVLLAAGDEDEPDGQLGTGPAASATPSAPAPTSGAPSAEPSAELSSPAAELSPEVPAVPPQNGESPQPPDPQSPLPDGWRLHEDQTGFSVPVPEGWSVSRERTRVEFRENGRLGRLIIIDQTDNPKPDPVADWQNQEQARRGTYNDYERVRIEAVDYFLDAADWEFRYTSNQGNRLQVRNRGFVTAPDKAYSIYWSTTAERWQQDLVYFELMASRFQPAGS